AACGGATTGAAAGCCGGCCATGACGGTATTATCCGATCCGGTATAAATCACTTCGGCGCCGCGTGAAACAAGACTGTCTACGGCTTTATAGACATCCGCTGGAGTCGTCGCTACGGCGGTGATGACATGAAATCCTTTATCCGGCGCCAAAGCTTGAATTTGTTCCAAAGCATATTGCGAATTGGCTTCTCCCGAGTTGAACGGTATCCCCACTCTTTTCGCATCCGGCAACAACTGTCTGATCAAATCCATCTGCTCAGCATAGGGCCATCGATCCGATGTTCCGGTGACACCGGAATCAGGATGGTTTTCCCAAGAAGGAACCAATCCCGCGCCAACAGGGTCCGTTACTCCACAAAAAATCAAGGGGATTCTGCCTTGAGCTCTCTTCATGACGGCCTGGGATATCGGAGTTGTAATTGCCACCATTACATCGGGTCCTCTGGAAAGCAGCCCCGAAATCATTTGAGGGGCCAGATTAAGGTTTCCGTCAACGCTTCCCCAAAGAAGAATAATACTCTCTTTGTCTCGATAGCCCAGTTCAGCAAGCCTTTCTTTAAAGGCGTTAATCGTCGTATCGATTATCGGGTGAGCACCATAATTAGCAACGGCAATTATCGGAATATCGGTCTGTCCATT
This genomic window from Acidobacteriota bacterium contains:
- a CDS encoding ABC transporter substrate-binding protein, translated to MMKKSIFFVAILLIITLLVNGCKKNGQTDIPIIAVANYGAHPIIDTTINAFKERLAELGYRDKESIILLWGSVDGNLNLAPQMISGLLSRGPDVMVAITTPISQAVMKRAQGRIPLIFCGVTDPVGAGLVPSWENHPDSGVTGTSDRWPYAEQMDLIRQLLPDAKRVGIPFNSGEANSQYALEQIQALAPDKGFHVITAVATTPADVYKAVDSLVSRGAEVIYTGSDNTVMAGFQSVLKISHERKIPVIVGESATVEQGGLGTYSVNYSELGRSTADLVIRILKGEKPGEIPIVTFKGSRLILNPDAAQRMGVVLNEELLRSAEIVYTQQ